One Grus americana isolate bGruAme1 chromosome Z, bGruAme1.mat, whole genome shotgun sequence DNA window includes the following coding sequences:
- the SLC25A51 gene encoding mitochondrial nicotinamide adenine dinucleotide transporter SLC25A51 isoform X1 yields MNKSGRRTEIYYNKKNSMMDSEGSASKNSKEYLSNDITATSGKHYLCGYCAAFTNIAVTFPIQKVLFRQQLYGLKTKDAVHQLQKDGIRNLYRGILPPLMQKTTTLALMFGLYEDFSSLLHSHTSAPELLTRSMAAVLAGTTEAILTPFERVQTLLQDYKHHDKFTNTYQAFKVLKVYGMREYYRGLVPILLRNGPSNALFFGLRGPIKQCLPEATSYSAHLVNDFICGGLLGAMLGFLFFPVNVVKTRMQAQIGGEFQSFSKVFVKIWLERDRKLIHLFRGAHLNYHRSVLSWGIINATYEFLLKLL; encoded by the exons ATGAACAAATCC GGAAGGAGAACTGAGATATACTAcaataagaaaaacagtatGATGGATTCAGAAGGTTCTGCCTCGAAGAACTCAAAGGAATATTTAAGCAATGACATAACAGCTACCTCTGGTAAACATTATCTTTGTGGCTACTGTGCAGCCTTCACAAATATAGCAGTCACTTTTCCCATCCAGAAGGTCCTCTTTCGACAGCAGTTGTATGGTTTGAAAACAAAGGATGCAGTACATCAGCTGCAGAAGGACGGAATTCGAAATCTCTATCGTGGCATCCTTCCTCCATTAATGCAGAAAACAACAACACTGGCTCTAATGTTTGGCTTGTATGAAgatttctcctccctcctccataGCCACACAAGTGCTCCTGAACTCCTCACTCGCAGCATGGCAGCAGTGCTTGCAGGGACCACGGAAGCTATTCTTACACCTTTTGAGCGAGTTCAGACTTTGCTTCAGGACTACAAACACCACGATAAATTTACAAACACTTACCAAGCTTTCAAGGTACTGAAAGTCTATGGGATGAGAGAATACTATCGGGGATTGGTGCCTATTCTGCTCCGAAATGGGCCCAGTAATGCACTCTTCTTTGGTCTACGGGGACCTATCAAACAGTGTCTGCCTGAAGCAACTTCTTACAGCGCTCATTTGGTCAATGACTTTATCTGTGGAGGGCTGTTGGGTGCAATGCTGGGATTCTTGTTTTTCCCAGTGAATGTTGTAAAAACTCGCATGCAAGCTCAAATTGGTGGTGAATTTCAGTCCTTCTCGAAAGTCTTTGTGAAGATCTGGCTGGAACGTGATAGAAAACTGATCCACCTTTTCAGAGGAGCCCATCTGAATTACCATCGttctgtgctgtcctgggggATAATCAATGCAACCTACGAATTCTTGCTAAAGCTGTTGTGA
- the SLC25A51 gene encoding mitochondrial nicotinamide adenine dinucleotide transporter SLC25A51 isoform X2, with protein MMDSEGSASKNSKEYLSNDITATSGKHYLCGYCAAFTNIAVTFPIQKVLFRQQLYGLKTKDAVHQLQKDGIRNLYRGILPPLMQKTTTLALMFGLYEDFSSLLHSHTSAPELLTRSMAAVLAGTTEAILTPFERVQTLLQDYKHHDKFTNTYQAFKVLKVYGMREYYRGLVPILLRNGPSNALFFGLRGPIKQCLPEATSYSAHLVNDFICGGLLGAMLGFLFFPVNVVKTRMQAQIGGEFQSFSKVFVKIWLERDRKLIHLFRGAHLNYHRSVLSWGIINATYEFLLKLL; from the coding sequence atGATGGATTCAGAAGGTTCTGCCTCGAAGAACTCAAAGGAATATTTAAGCAATGACATAACAGCTACCTCTGGTAAACATTATCTTTGTGGCTACTGTGCAGCCTTCACAAATATAGCAGTCACTTTTCCCATCCAGAAGGTCCTCTTTCGACAGCAGTTGTATGGTTTGAAAACAAAGGATGCAGTACATCAGCTGCAGAAGGACGGAATTCGAAATCTCTATCGTGGCATCCTTCCTCCATTAATGCAGAAAACAACAACACTGGCTCTAATGTTTGGCTTGTATGAAgatttctcctccctcctccataGCCACACAAGTGCTCCTGAACTCCTCACTCGCAGCATGGCAGCAGTGCTTGCAGGGACCACGGAAGCTATTCTTACACCTTTTGAGCGAGTTCAGACTTTGCTTCAGGACTACAAACACCACGATAAATTTACAAACACTTACCAAGCTTTCAAGGTACTGAAAGTCTATGGGATGAGAGAATACTATCGGGGATTGGTGCCTATTCTGCTCCGAAATGGGCCCAGTAATGCACTCTTCTTTGGTCTACGGGGACCTATCAAACAGTGTCTGCCTGAAGCAACTTCTTACAGCGCTCATTTGGTCAATGACTTTATCTGTGGAGGGCTGTTGGGTGCAATGCTGGGATTCTTGTTTTTCCCAGTGAATGTTGTAAAAACTCGCATGCAAGCTCAAATTGGTGGTGAATTTCAGTCCTTCTCGAAAGTCTTTGTGAAGATCTGGCTGGAACGTGATAGAAAACTGATCCACCTTTTCAGAGGAGCCCATCTGAATTACCATCGttctgtgctgtcctgggggATAATCAATGCAACCTACGAATTCTTGCTAAAGCTGTTGTGA